The Notoacmeibacter ruber DNA segment GTGTCGCAGAACAGGCAGATAAGGGGACGGTGAACCCCTTCCGCCCGCATTGATCTTCTAATTTCTGTTTTTCCCACGCGGACGATACATCCAGCGCACCACCCACATGGCGGGCAATATCCAGAATAGGCCGGTCGTCGCAAAGAAGATCAGATGGGTCAGGCCGCTCGATTCGGCCAGCCGCGCTGAGGCCACCGCAACGGTCAGCCAAGCATAGACCAGCGTGAGAA contains these protein-coding regions:
- a CDS encoding DUF2842 domain-containing protein; translation: MRPNLRTLVGSILLILLTLVYAWLTVAVASARLAESSGLTHLIFFATTGLFWILPAMWVVRWMYRPRGKNRN